TACGGGGATGGAAGAGGGGCGGCCTGTTGTACTACAACGTAATCGCGTTCAATTTCACGCCGGAAGCTATCAGGGAGCCTTGCCCAGTCGTGGGCCTGAACGAGGATGGGGAGATTGGACTGCTCCAGCGCTTCAAGCAGGGCGTAGAAGCTGTCGTCGAGTGGTTGCAGGCCGGGGCCGCGGACCGCGAGGTCGAGGTCGCTGGCGTCGTGGGCTGCGCCATTAACGCGGCTGCCGTAAGCCCACACCTCGGCTGACGGGACATGCTCGCGCAGCAGGACTTCAAGCATGGCACGGT
This DNA window, taken from Chloroflexota bacterium, encodes the following:
- a CDS encoding nucleotidyltransferase domain-containing protein, which codes for MTDRLALAPRHRAMLEVLLREHVPSAEVWAYGSRVNGAAHDASDLDLAVRGPGLQPLDDSFYALLEALEQSNLPILVQAHDWARLPDSFRREIERDYVVVQQAAPLPSP